tgcttttttcatcaatatatattggtctaagaggtccccaaaacatgtctttaaagtttatgctcaaaaaaacactttgaaatcagattttggtctgcctgaaaaaccctcttcttcagtcctcctcagaacactctgttttctctctgaccacgccccctccggaagtggatgtgcctcggctctccagcacgttgatctaatgtttacatgttggctgaatatacacggctgctcacagatcacgttacttcaaccctctgaatctgatcctgacggagaggtgcctgtagcaggacctttctgaaggattggtcatagatttagtgtttcttgttgttttatttgtcagtatgtagacgtgtgtcttggtacacagctacgaacgtgtagctatgtggctatgctaactagcgctagcacttatccatgataaataaaaatcatccactagatcttcaaatctgcagacgtggggagtaaaaccgacctctgccagaaaggcagcaggaccttttctgaaggattggtcacagatttagtgtttcttgttgttttatttgtcagtatgtagacgtgtgtcttggtacacagctacagctacagctacagctacagctacagctacagctacagctacagctacagctacagctacagctacagctacagctacagctacagctatgaacatatagctatgtggctatgctaattagcgctagcacttatccatgacaaataaaaatcatccactagatcttcaaatctgcagacgtggggagtaaaaccgacctttgtgtttattaagacagcctacaactagcatgcctccctcctaagctccttgttagcacacatttgtgcaggtaatgaaaaacagaggagggattcagtattattttatacagtctatgggctgaacaagatctgagctctgactccgtgacagaccggatattgttgtgacgtaacaaaaacactgaagtctgaaacggctggtttcacacacatttgcagaaaggtggagaaatcagaacaggggcagaatggatttttttcattctcggggggtttgtagacatgccagggaaacatatttcaggtagagaaccattaaaaagtcaattttgcatgatatgtcacctttaatctggTTTTAAATCCATCCATAGATCGTTCCTCACCAAAATCAACCTCATTATGGAAAGCAGCCACAGTGCTAAAACAAGGTATGAAAGATATAGGCATGACTGAGGTATGGCATACAATCcatcaaaaaaaatatatatatttttcatgctATTCAGGAACACATAATACAGACTCAAgaattgatgtgtttttgtaaCACAAGACATGATGCCTTAAATAAAAGACTGTAGCTATTTAGCAGCAACTTTCTCTGATCACAACGCCTTAAAATTCACCTGGACAAACAACTCTTCACAACATCAGTCCCATAGatggagatttaaaaaatacatgttaaaagaccctgaatttattttatatatgaaCAACAATATAGACATTTTTCTGGAGGCCAACGTAAACTCATCATCACATGCTAATATATGGGAAGCACTCAAGGCCTTTGTGAGGGGACATGTACTTTCGTACAGTGCCCATAAGGCCAAGGATAAAAGAGAGAAACTAGCAAAATTGGAGACTGATATCAGGGAAATGGAACAGAACCATCaccaatttgacatagagtggtctagacctgctctgtttgtacaagtgtcttgagataacgtttgttgtgatttggcgctatacaaataaaggttgattgattgattgattgattgattgattgattgattgattgattgattgattgattgattgattgattgattgattgattgattgattgattgattgattcaaaaaTTGATGAATTTCTAAATTCCCTGACGACAACACTGGCCATTTATAATAATCTGTGTACCCACAAAGAAGAGGCAGCTATGGCTCGTACCAAATATCACTATTACGAATATGGGAACAAAACAAGTAAACTCTTAGCCTGGCAAATAAAGAAGGAGAATACTGATACATTTGTATCCTCAATACTAACTGAGGATGGCAGACAACTAAATAATTCAAAAACTATAAATACAGAATTTAAGCAATTTTatgaaaatgtatataaaacagaacatgaaaAGGATAATGCTGCAGCGAAAACATTTCTAGACGGGATACCTCTCCCAAAATGAAAAGATCATGAGAGAGAAAAGCTTGATGCTGATATCTTGGAGAGGGAGGTCCTCCAAGCTGTTAACTCCCTACAGAATAACAAAGCACCGGGACCGGACGGATTTACAATAGAGTATCTTAAGGCCTTCTCAGGGAAATTATTGACTCCTCTTACAAATATGATCAAAGAATCTttggaaaatgaaaaattaCCAAATTCACTGGAAATGGCAACAATCATACTGCTCCAAAAACCTGGCAAGGACAAACAGAAGTGTGAATCATACAGACCCCTCAGCCTCTTAAACGCAGATTCTAAGGTTTTAGCCAAGTTAATTGCTTGCAGACTAGAAGACTTTATACCAAAGGTAATTCACCCTGACCAAACAGGGTTTGTCAGAAACAGATATGAAGCTGATAATGTACCACGATTGCTACACATAGTGGATACAGCCCAAAAAAACTAAACGCCTATGCTCATAATATCTATGGACGCAAACAAAGCGTTTGATAGGATTGAACCAagctttctttttcaaacacttGAGGCTATGGACTTTGGGAAGAAATGTATTAAGTATATTAAAACACCTTCCACAGCACCAAAAGACAATATCTTAACAAACAGTGTCCTCTCTAGCAGTATATCCTTATCCAGAGGTAGCAGACAAGGCTGCCCAAGCTCACCTTTACTTTTCACACTAGCCATCGAACCATTAGCCATTGCAATTGTTAATaattaatgttaaattttagtgttaaatatacatctaaatgttaaatctaaatgttaaatctaaatgttaaatctaaatgataaatctaaatgataaatttaaatgttgattgctaaatctaaatgttaaatattaaatctaaatgttaaatgttacatttacattctgattgttaaatctaaatgttaaatctaaatgtttaatgttgctctgcgatcctaaatatttagctaatatgctaACTCACACTGCAGCCTAgaggaagtaccaaaataaaagcttcataaagcgatacagacttacCAATAACAACTTACCTTGTCCGTCCCATAGACTGgttcagttctgtctctgagcgttgagAAATCTCTTTATAACCTCCAAAACTGCATATCCAGCATTTTTACAGCGGGCAGTCCGGCTGTAACCCGTACGAGTCATTACTGACAGACGatggttaggatatctgtatcactttaggatgattttattttggtacttccactaggcggcagtgtgaattagCATTagagaattgtagctgttattttcagtgtgcacggCGCCccacaatagactgtataataagtGGACATagtctccgtgacatcacccatctgttcctgagcgctgttttgaagctgatcgtcagcggcagccataatagaaatgctgaactcaacctaacttctgagAAGTGTGAGGTatagaggcgggcctttagccttttcgctatctgctacagggtgcccgcctgtcaatcaactcagccacgcccttatttcaGCATAACAGCCTTTATCGAAGAGCCTTTCCTAATTTTACCTGAATATCaagtcttttaaaaaatgttttatttcttgatctTGTCTTCgtgtgtttttaacactttgtaacctgttttTCGAACCTATTCACCGACTGAGGTTGAAGTGTCAAGGGGAAAAACCAGGCGAGTGAAACGGTGACACTGACGGTATTTAAACATGTCGGTCATCTCCACCATACGTTCATTTTCAGGTTCTGCAGCAGCCGCCCTCTTGGTGTTAAACGGGATGGAGAGCCTCCTCAGTCATGAGTActttgaaacagaaaacatgacagagaTGTACTCTGATGTCATCACGGCGACCTTTCCCTCCGTGAATAACACCAACCTCACCGAGCCGGTCAACTTCACCACCGCTCACAAGAAGGTGCTGCTCAGTTCATTCACCCAGCTCGCTCTCATCCTTCATGTTTAAACAGCTTTGTGTCTGTGCTTTCAGACGGTGCCAGACTCTGGTTTGATGACGTGTGTGTACTGGGAGGACAAAACAGAAGacacaggaggaagagaaggaggagaaaacagcAAGATGATGCGTTGGTCAGTGGAGGGCTGTCATGTTTCATACACCAATGAAAACTTCACCGTGTGCAGCTGCTCTCATCTCTCCACGTTTGCCCTCATCATGCAGATAGGGGAAGTATCAGAgatctgtatgtatgtgtgtgtgtgtgtgtgtgtgtgtgtgtgtgtgtgtgcgtgcgtgtgtgtgtgtgtgtgtgtgtgtgtgtgtgtgtgtgtgtgtgtgtgtgtgtgtgcaaactaaactagtttgcatt
This genomic interval from Notolabrus celidotus isolate fNotCel1 chromosome 4, fNotCel1.pri, whole genome shotgun sequence contains the following:
- the LOC117811875 gene encoding adhesion G protein-coupled receptor E3-like, yielding MDINLKGLAQNNNGSAAAALLVLNGMESLLSHEYFETENMTEMYSDVITATFPSVNNTNLTEPVNFTTAHKKTVPDSGLMTCVYWEDKTEDTGGREGGENSKMMRWSVEGCHVSYTNENFTVCSCSHLSTFALIMQIGEVSEIW